A window from Electrophorus electricus isolate fEleEle1 chromosome 7, fEleEle1.pri, whole genome shotgun sequence encodes these proteins:
- the dclre1c gene encoding protein artemis, whose amino-acid sequence MSSFPGRMREYPTISIDRFDKENLHARAYFLSHCHKDHMKGLKGPLLKRKLKFCLTVKLYCSFVTKELLLSNRKYGFWEDHIVALELDSPTHISLIDEVTGESEDVVVTLLSAGHCPGSVMFLFEGARGTVLYTGDFRLATGDAARMEHLHSGHRVKDIQSMYLDTTFYDTRFYQIPSREACLMGIRGLVQEWICLSPYHVVWLNCKAAYGYEYLFTNLAQEFTSQVHVNSLDMFQKMPEILCHVTTDRSTQIHACRHPKDEELFRTNRLPCGSTAPDGTPLRIISIKPSTMWFGERSRKTNVIVRMGGSSYRACFSFHSSYSEIKDFLSYIRPVNIYPNVVPLGRTVEEITELLRPMCRKPSERNEVVYKPLGTLKRARTKYTLQGSDSDDELFEEVTMAPRRKKLAVKEVKESYSPEKPAPDDSQVHMCPEIEPIVQTSNYMDCTESNDDDDDDDNEELLNPKSDQLHACHATSDTQPSPSDVPYSEVPLPQSVSNPPSLKQPPPCWATFFTAEPVLTDDSCELDNSQTSRTLSTERVTSQSPELFGDDESDSVLIISSQSTHISDTGPDSPSELDTVPVQSEPNKAPEPSNQCNRQTASTSENGSHWPAETDLGVIDTSKSQLEGVECAAMMSDSQVSSDFDLPQTPGSKAPPAEELKELYRKLAAGEEVINRCEPTGFCLTRDPRAELLNLPTLQMKLESSCKEMGNHS is encoded by the exons ATGAGTTCCTTTCCTGGTCGAATGAGGGAGTATCCGACCATTTCTATTGACCGTTTTGACAAGGAAAATTTACACGCCAGGGCTTattttctgtctcactgtcaTAAAG ATCATATGAAAGGACTAAAAGGACCTTTACTGAAAAGGAAACTGAAGTTTTG TTTAACTGTCAAGTTATACTGCTCGTTTGTCACCAAGGAACTTCTACTGAGCAATCGAAAATATGGCTTTTGGGAAGACCACATT GTTGCTCTTGAATTGGACAGTCCAACACACATCTCACTGATTGATGAAGTCACAGGGGAG TCAGAAGATGTTGTTGTTACTTTACTGTCAGCAGGACACTGCCCTGGGTCCGTCAT GTTTCTCTTTGAGGGAGCTCGGGGCACTGTGCTGTACACTGGAGATTTCCGATTGGCCACCGGAGATGCAGCAAGGATGGAACATCTGCATTCTGGGCACAG AGTAAAAGACATTCAGAGTATGTATTTGGATACCACATTCTATGACACCAGGTTCTACCAGATCCCTAGCCGG GAGGCTTGCTTGATGGGTATAAGGGGGCTGGTTCAAGAATGGATTTGTCTGAGCCCATATCACGTAGTTTGGTTGAACTGCAAAGCGGCATATGGTTACGAATACCTCTTCACTAACTTGGCACAGGAGTTCACCTCTCAG GTCCATGTAAATAGTCTGGACATGTTTCAGAAAATGCCAGAGATCCTGTGTCATGTGACCACTGACAGGTCAACACAGATACATGCGTGCAGGCATCCTAAG GATGAGGAGCTGTTCAGGACCAACAGGCTGCCGTGTGGCTCCACAGCGCCGGATGGCACACCGCTGCGCATTATAAGCATCAAACCCTCCACTATGTGGTTCGGGGAGCGGAGCAGGAAGACCAACGTCATTGTCAG GATGGGTGGGAGTTCCTACAGGGcatgtttctcttttcactCCTCTTACTCAGAG ATCAAAGATTTTCTCTCCTACATCCGTCCTGTGAATATTTACCCTAATGTGGTTCCACTGGGCCGAACAGTAGAGGAAATCACTGAGCT CTTGAGGCCAATGTGCAGAAAACCCTCTGAAAGGAATGAGGTTGTCTATAAGCCTCTCGGGACCCTGAAAAGAGCTAGAACAAAGTACACCTTGCAAG GCTCAGACAGTGATGATGAGTTGTTTGAGGAAGTTACCATGGCACCTAGGAGAAAGAAACTTGCCGTGAAAGAGGTGAAAGAGAGTTATAGCCCAGAAAAACCAGCACCTGATGACAGCCAAGTGCATATGTGTCCAGAGATCGAGCCCATAGTCCAGACATCCAACTACATGGATTGCACAGAGTCCAATGAcgatgacgacgatgacgatAATGAGGAACTTTTAAATCCCAAGTCTGACCAACTCCATGCATGTCATGCAACTAGTGATACCCAACCTAGTCCATCAGATGTACCCTATTCAGAAGTACCTCTGCCCCAGTCTGTTTCAAACCCACCCTCCCTGAAGCAGCCTCCACCCTGCTGGGCTACGTTCTTCACAGCAGAGCCGGTTCTGACTGATGACAGCTGCGAGTTGGACAACAGTCAGACCAGCCGGACTTTGTCCACTGAACGCGTGACCTCACAGTCGCCCGAGCTCTTTGGTGATGATGAGTCAGACTCAGTTCTCATCATTTCATCTCAGTCTACCCATATATCAGATACAGGCCCGGATAGCCCCAGCGAACTTGACACAGTGCCTGTGCAATCAGAGCCCAACAAGGCCCCAGAACCTAGCAATCAGTGTAACAGGCAGACAGCCAGTACATCAGAGAATGGTTCTCACTGGCCAGCTGAGACAGACTTGGGTGTGATTGACACTTCCAAGAGCCAATTAGAAGGAGTGGAATGTGCGGCGATGATGTCTGACTCTCAGGTGTCCTCTGATTTTGATCTCCCCCAGACTCCAGGCTCCAAGGCTCCGCCTGCTgaggagctgaaggagctgTACAGGAAGTTGGCAGCTGGAGAGGAAGTGATCAATAGATGTGAGCCTACAGGGTTCTGTCTAACCAGAGACCCAAGGGCTGAACTTCTGAACTTGCCAACCTTACAAATGAAATTAGAGTCCTCATGCAAAGAAATGGGCAACCACTCATAG